Below is a window of Myxococcales bacterium DNA.
GCAGCGTCGCTTCCTCGAGGCCGGGCAGGTTGCGCGGCAGGCTGACGCTTTCGGCGTGGCCGGTGTAGTAGACCGGTAGCCAGCCCATCGGGTAGGGGAACTCGACCATCTTGCGGCCTTCGCCGGTTTTCACGGCGATTTCCTTGCCCCGGAAGGTTTGCAGCGTCGTACCGTTGAAGATGTGGAACAAGTGCATCAAATTGGTGGCGCCCACGTCCTCGTTGCTGCCGGCCGCCCAGTTGACGTTGATCCGCCGGCACTTTTCCATGCTGTTGTAACCCTTGCGGGCCAGCATCTGGGTGATGCCCGGGCTGTTGCCGAAACCGGTGAGAATCTTCACGCCGGCTTTTTTCGCCTCGTCGTCCAGCTTGATGACCGCGAGGTAGGCGTCGTAGTCGTCGGAGATCGAGACGTACGACCGTTTCGCGGCGATGCAGGCCTCGGCGCAGTAGTTTTCCATGATGTAGAACGGACCGGCGAAGCCCAGCACCACATCGTGGGCTTTGATTTTTTCGACCAGCCATTCGCGGTCCATGATGTCATGTCCCTCGACGGCGGTTTTGTAACCCAGTTCGAGGGTTTTTATCCGGTCCTCGGCCTTGGGCACGTTGAGGTCGACGATCGTGACCAGTTCGACGTTTTTGGCATCGCGATTGAGTTCGCGCAGCGCTTCCACGGCCATGTCGCCGGCGCCGCCCAGCAGCAAGACTTTCATGGCATTCCTCCAGCAGGTTGAAATTGAGTTCGCAGGGCCGGATTAGTTTAGGTTGGTTGTTTTGCTTTGAAAAGGGGCGGTCGGCGAAGGTTACAATTGTGTTACAATCGTATTTTCGCCCTTGGAGGTATGCATGAAAAAGCGCCTGACCGTCGTTCTGTTGACGTTGATCGGCACCCTCTTCATTCAGCCCGGATCGCCGGTCGGGGCCGAAAAAGCCCTGACCCGGATTTACATCGCCAATCTGGCCGACCCGCCGCAGACCATCGCCGCTTATTGCACGGCCGGCGAGCCGACGGTCGTCCGGCCCGGCGCGACCGCCTCCTGCCGGACCGCGCTGCCGGCGCTGTTCCGGCTGGGTTTCGCGGGCTCGTCGCAGACCGTGCTCGACGTGACCCAGGAAGGCAACTTCGCCGTGCAGATCCGCACCTGCTCCGGCACGGTCACCGTGCAGGGCGCGCGGGAATCCCTGCCGCAACTGCTGCCCAACCAGACGGACTATTTCGTTTACGTCTGGAAGATGGGAGAAAGCCGATGAGCCCGCGCGGTTGGCTGCTGATCTGCGCCATTTTTTTGCTGCTTTCACTCGCGGCCTGCGACGACGACGACCCTTCGACCGACCCCGGGCAGGCTGATGATGATAATGATGACACCTCGCCCCTCGATGATGACGACGACGATAACGACGACAACGATAACGACGACGATAATGATGACAATGACGACGACGACACACCCGCGCCGTTGCTCTATTTCGTCCAGCCCGATCTGCCGCTCAACGCCTATCACCTCGCGGCCTCGCACAATACCTTCATCTGGAAAGGCCTGCAGGGCGTACTGACGGTCGTCGCCAGCATGGGCGTGCTCGACGCGCTGCAAAAACAGCAGGTATTCATCGAACTGGACGTAAACGAAACCACGGCGGACGGTGACTTCCTGATCAGCCACAGCGAGACGACCAATCGCGTCCGCCTGTCGAGCGTTTTTCGCAACGTGCGCTGGTGGTCGGACATCCATCCCGGCCATCCGCCGATCAACCTGGGTTTCGAGTGGAACGTCGGCACCGGCGAGGCGGAAACCGCCGCGTTGCGCGCCTTGATCGAGGAATTTTTCGTCGAGCCGTCGCCGCTGACCGCCGCGGGGCCGCTGCTGGACCTAGCGGCCTGGACCGACGAGCGCGTCACGGCGCTCGACGAGGCGACGCAGGGCGCGATCCGCGCGCTGTCGCCGGCCGATCTGGCGCGGGTGCTGGGTTATCCGACCGTGCGCGAGCTGCAGGGCAAGGTGGTGTTCGAGGTCGGCGATTCGCTGGCCGCGACGCAGCCCTACTTTTTCCTGATGGCCGGCGACGGCCAGATCAGCAACAACTCGCAGGACAGCCTCGATGACTTGGAATTGATCGCCGGCGTCCGCGCCGCCCAGCGCCTGACCCGCGTGTACACGACGACCGTCGTGTTCGGCGGCAACTACGACATCTTCCGCGCCATGACCAACGGCGTGTCCAACGCCGCCCTCAATCACCAGCGCACCACCGGCGACGACCCGGAGGTTTACGCGTTCGCCGACGAGTATTTCCCCGGTTTCGCGCCCGACGCCACGCTCGCTGCGGTCGATCCCGTTCCGGCGCGGCTCGGTCCGCCGGTTTTCGTCAGCGCGGTCGCGGCGGCGGAGGGCACCGATCTCTGGCTTTACGTTCCGTACGACCCGGCGCTCGGCCTGCCGGACGCGCCTGTGGCCGTGGCGAACGTCGCGGTGCGGGGTCTGGGCGGCGGCACGGTGTCGGGCGTCGCGCCGGACGCCGCGACGACGGTGCTGGTCGATCGCGAGGACGAGTCGCGGTTCCTCGTCGTCGCCGTGGACCCGGCGACGGTGCAGTCGACGATTTTCCTACATCTGGACGGCGATCCGTTCGGCTACGAAATCCTCGTTTCCGGCCCGACGGTGAACGCGCCGGCGGTGAACAAATCCGCCGCGGGCGGCAAAGGCGGCACGCTCTGGGCCTCGCCCAAATTCGAGTTGGTGGATTTGACGCCGACGGGCCGCTGCGCGTCGCTGGGCCCGGGCGGCGAACGCCGCTACGGCGCGTGGGACGGCCTGGCGTGCGACGCGGGAGAAAATCCGTCGTTTTTGATCGAGGCGGCGTACTGAGTCCGGCCGCTATTCCACCCAGCGCTGCACGAGGTTGAGCACGGTGCAGACGGCCAGGCCCATGACGCGGGTGGAAATCCACTCGCGCGGGCCGTGGAAGTTCATGCCGCCGGTGAAGAGGTTGGGCGTCGGCAGGCCCATGGCGGTCAACCCGGAGCCGTCGGTGCCGCCGCGGATCGGCAGGATCTTCGGTTCCAGCCCGGCGTCGCGCACCGCCTGCATGAGGTGGTCGCGCACTTGCGGGTGCTTCTTCAGAATGTCGGCCATGTTGCGGTACTGCTTCTTGATTTCCACCTTCACCTTCAAGCGCGGTTCGAGTTTGACGAAGCGCTCGGCCAGCGCCTTCACGCGCTTGCCGCGCCGCGCCAGCCGGCGGTTGTCGAAGTCGCGCAGAATCATCTCGACGCGCGCCTCGGCGGCGTTGCCCTCGATCTTGGTCGGGTGGAAGAAGCCCTCGCGGTCGGCGGTTTCCTCGGGGCTTTCCTTTTTGGGCAGCTTGTCGACGAACTTGCCGAGCAGGCGGATCGCGTTGACCATCTTGCCCTTGGCCATGCCCGGGTGGACCGCGACGCCGGTGAAGGTGACCTCGGCCTTGTCGGCGCTGAAGGTTTCAAAATTCACCTCGCCGGCCACGTCGCCGTCGAGGGTGTAGGCGCAGTCGGCCCGGTAACCCTTGACGTTGAAGAATTCGGCGCCGCGCCCGACTTCCTCGTCGGGCGTGAAGGCGATGCGGATCGTCGGCCGGCGGATCGCGGGATCGGCGGCCAGGATTTCCAGCGCGGCGAGAATTTCGGCGATGCCGGCCTTGTCGTCGGCGCCCAGCAGGGTGTCGCCGGAGGCGGTGATGATCGTGTCGCCGTGGCAGCGGTCGAGTTCCGGCGAATCGGCCGGGGTGATGACGACCTCGTTTTCGAGGACGAGCGGCCCGCCGGCGTAGTTTTCGTGCAGCCGCGGCCGGACGTTCGTGCCCGAATAATCCGGCGCCGTGTCCACGTGGGCGATCAGGCCGACGACCGGCGCGCCGGGCGCGTTGCCCGGCAGCGTGGCGTACAGGTAGCCCTTCTCATCCAGGACGATTTCCGTGCAGCCCAGGGCTGTCAGACGGTCGCGCAGCACGGTCTGCAGCGCGAGTTGCTTGGCCGTCGAGGGGTTCGTGTTGCTGGTGTCGTCGGACTGGGTGTCGATTTTCACGAATTCGAG
It encodes the following:
- the pepT gene encoding peptidase T → MKVFNDPQAVLRQTRLVASFLEFVKIDTQSDDTSNTNPSTAKQLALQTVLRDRLTALGCTEIVLDEKGYLYATLPGNAPGAPVVGLIAHVDTAPDYSGTNVRPRLHENYAGGPLVLENEVVITPADSPELDRCHGDTIITASGDTLLGADDKAGIAEILAALEILAADPAIRRPTIRIAFTPDEEVGRGAEFFNVKGYRADCAYTLDGDVAGEVNFETFSADKAEVTFTGVAVHPGMAKGKMVNAIRLLGKFVDKLPKKESPEETADREGFFHPTKIEGNAAEARVEMILRDFDNRRLARRGKRVKALAERFVKLEPRLKVKVEIKKQYRNMADILKKHPQVRDHLMQAVRDAGLEPKILPIRGGTDGSGLTAMGLPTPNLFTGGMNFHGPREWISTRVMGLAVCTVLNLVQRWVE